One Physeter macrocephalus isolate SW-GA unplaced genomic scaffold, ASM283717v5 random_123, whole genome shotgun sequence genomic window carries:
- the VPS51 gene encoding vacuolar protein sorting-associated protein 51 homolog isoform X4, giving the protein MKNDFRKMEDEMDRLATNMAVITDFSARISATLQDRHERITKLAGVHALLRKLQFLFELPSRLTKCVELGAYGQAVRYQGRARAVLQQYQHLPSFRAIQDDCQVITARLAQQLRQRFREGGSGAPEQAECVELLLALGEPAEELCEEFLARGRARLEEELRGLEAELGPSPPAPDVLEFTDRGGSGFVGGLCQVAAAYQELFAAQGPAGAEKLAAFARELGSRYFVLVERRLAQEQGGSDNSLLVRALDRFHRRLRAPGALLAAAGLAEAATEIVERVARERLGQHLQGLQSAFLGCLTDVRQALAAPRVAGKEGPGLAELLANVASSTLSHIKASLASVHLFTAKEVSFSNKPYFRGEFCSQGVRESLIVGFIRSMCQTAQNFCDSPGEKGGATPPALLLLLSRLCLDYETATISYILTLTDEQFLVQDQSPVTPVSTLCAEARETARRLLTHYVKVQGLVISQMLRKSVETRDWLSTLEPRNVRAVMKRVVEDTTAIDVQVGLLYEEGVRKAQSSDSSKRTFSVYSSSRQQGRYAPSYTPSAPMDTNLLSNIQKLFSERIDVFSPVEFNKVSVLTGIIKISLKTLLECVRLRTFGRFGLQQVQVDCHFLQLYLWRFVADEELVHLLLDEVVASAALRCPDPVPMEPSVVEVICERG; this is encoded by the exons ATGAAGAACGATTTCCGGAAGATGGAGGATGAGATGGACCGGTTGGCCACCAACATGGCAGTGATCACGGACTTCAGCGCGCGCATCAGCGCCACGCTGCAGGACCGCCACGAGCGCATCACCAAGCTGGCAG GGGTCCACGCGCTGCTACGAAAGCTGCAGTTCCTCTTCGAGCTGCCCTCGCGCCTCACCAAGTGCGTGGAGCTGGGCGCCTACGGGCAGGCGGTGCGCTACCAAGGCCGCGCGCGGGCCGTGCTGCAGCAGTACCAGCACCTGCCCTCATTCCGCGCCATCCAGGACGACTGCCAGGTCATCACGGCCCGCCTGGCCCAGCAGCTACGGCAGCGCTTCAG GGAGGGTGGCTCTGGCGCCCCTGAGCAAGCCGAGTGCGTGGAGCTGCTGCTGGCCCTGGGCGAGCCTGCGGAGGAGCTGTGCGAGGAGTTCCTGGCTCGCGGCCGAGCGcggctggaggaggagctgaggggCCTGGAGGCGGAGCTGGGGCCCTCCCCTCCGGCTCCCGACGTGTTAGAATTCACTGACCGCGGCGGCAGCGGCTTCGTCGGGGGCCTCTGCCAGGTGGCGGCGGCCTACCAGGAGCTGTTTGCGGCCCAGGGCCCGGCGGGTGCCGAGAAGCTGGCAGCCTTTGCGCGGGAGCTGGGCAGCCGCTACTTTGTGCTGGTGGAGCGGCGGCTGGCTCAGGAGCAGGGTGGCAGTGACAACTCCCTGCTCGTGCGGGCGCTGGACCGCTTCCACCGGCGCCTGCGGGCGCCCGGGGCCCTGCTGGCCGCCGCCGGGCTGGCAGAGGCCGCCACGGAGATCGTGGAGCGAGTGGCCCGTGAGCGCCTGGGCCAGCACCTGCAGGGCCTGCAGTCGGCCTTCCTGGGCTGCCTGACGGACGTGCGGCAGGCGCTGGCGGCCCCTCGAGTTGCTGGGAAGGAAGGCCCCGGCCTGGCCGAGCTGCTGGCCAACGTGGCCAGCTCCACCCTGAGCCACATTAAGGCCTCGCTGGCCTCTGTGCATCTCTTCACTGCCAAGGAGGTGTCTTTCTCCAACAAGCCCTACTTCCGG GGCGAGTTCTGCAGCCAGGGTGTCCGTGAGAGCCTCATCGTGGGCTTCATCCGCTCCATGTGCCAGACAGCTCAGAACTTCTGTGACAGCCCCGGGGAGAAGGGGGGCGCCACGCCGCCTGCCCTGCTCCTGCTGCTGTCCCGCCTCTGCCTGGACTACGAGACCGCCACCATCTCCTACATCCTCACCCTCACCGACGAACAGTTTCTGGTGCAG GACCAGTCTCCAGTGACACCCGTGAGCACGCTGTGTGCGGAGGCCAGGGAGACGGCACGGCGGCTGCTAACCCACTATGTGAAGGTGCAGGGCCTGGTCATATCGCAGATGCTGCGCAAGAGTGTGGAGACACGGGACTGGCTCAGTACCCTGGAGCCTCGGAACGTGCGTGCCGTCATGAAGCGGGTGGTGGAGGACACGACAGCTATCGACGTGCAG GTGGGGCTCCTGTATGAGGAGGGTGTTCGCAAGGCCCAGAGCAGCGACTCTAGCAAGAGGACCTTCTCCGTTTACAGCAGCTCTCGGCAGCAGGGCCGTTATGCACCCAGCTACACACCCAG TGCCCCAATGGATACCAACCTCTTGAGCAACATCCAGAAGCTGTTCTCTGAGCGTATTGACGTGTTCAGTCCTGTGGAGTTCAATAAG GTGTCCGTGCTGACCGGCATCATCAAAATCAGCCTGAAGACACTGCTGGAGTGTGTGCGACTGCGCACCTTTGGGCGCTTTGGGCTGCAGCAGGTGCAGGTGGACTGCCACTTCCTGCAGCTCTACCTGTGGCGCTTTGTGGCTGATGAGGAGCTTGTGCACCTGCTGCTGGACGAAGTGGTGGCCTCAGCTGCCCTGCGCTGCCCGGACCCAGTGCCCATGGAACCCAGTGTCGTCGAGGTCATCTGTGAGCGTGGCTAG